The DNA region TTGCCACCGGTTTTGCTGAGGAGGTGAATGTCTTCAATGCAGATGGATTTTTCCAAGGCTTTGGCCATGTCATAGAGGGTGAGGGCGGCGATCGAAACAGCCGTCAGAGCTTCCATTTCGACTCCTGTTTCAGCTTTGGTTTTGACGGTAGCCTCAATCCGGTATCCCTGCTCATCGGCTTCGGGAAAGATTTGCACTTCTACTTTTTGAATGGGTAAGGGATGGCAGAGGGGGATCAGATTCGCAGTTTGTTTGGCGGCCATAATTCCAGCCAATCGTG from Leptodesmis sichuanensis A121 includes:
- the moaC gene encoding cyclic pyranopterin monophosphate synthase MoaC — translated: MAQPLFSASNSQTGVPPLTHLDDQGQAQMVDVSGKAATVRQAVAVGRVRMAPATFTAIATGNVPKGDVLGTARLAGIMAAKQTANLIPLCHPLPIQKVEVQIFPEADEQGYRIEATVKTKAETGVEMEALTAVSIAALTLYDMAKALEKSICIEDIHLLSKTGGKSGDYQV